The genomic interval TTCCGCAAAACTAATCGATGTGCGTGAATCAGACGCTGTTTTTATATACGTTCTTTGGGAATTAGCTGATAACGGAAATCCGGTGTGGAGATTACTTCCGCAGGCTATTGACATGCCCAGAGGTGTTACTTACAATTTTGATTACTCGCCAGCTGATTTTTCTATTTTCATTGATGCACCTACCACAGCCTTAAAAGCTGCGTTATCTGCTGATTTTACACAGAATCAGACATTTAGAATTGTTGTTGTTCCTTCTGATTTTACTGCAAGAAAAGGAGGAGATTCTGTTGATTTCAATAATTATGAAGCCGTGAAAAAATATTTCAACCTGGACGAAAGCAAAATCCCCAATGTTAAGGCAAATTAATTGCTGGCATTAATTTTTTATTGATTTTATTATCAACATATAATCCGGTAACTTAGGTTACCGGATTTTCTCAAGCTATGAAACTACTATTTACCATTCTTATTGGTTTATTTATCTGCACTACCACTGTTGCACAAAATTTTGCTAAGGAGACCGAAATTTTCAGGCAAAAATACAAGCAGGAATTTATCAAAACAGATAATTCGCCTTTGAAAAAGGATGATTTACAGTATCTTAAATTCTATGATCCTGATTCTACATTTCAGGTTCCTGCCATTTTCAGCAGAGCGAAAAACAGCCAGTCTTTCGAGATGCCAACATACAGCGGGACGAAAAAAACTTTTGTAAAATATGGCACGATCAGGTTCCGGCTTTACGGAAAAAGACAAACTCTGACAGTTTACAGAAGCCTGAGTTTACAAACACTTCCCCAGTACAGAGATTATCTTTTTCTGCCTTTTAAAGATAAAACCAGTGGAAATGAAACCTATGGCGGTGGACGTTATATTGATTTAAAAACCTCTGATGTCAAAGACGGCAATTTTATACTTGATTTTAACAAAGCATATAATCCATATTGCGCTTACAGTGAAGGATATAACTGCCCTATTCCTCCAAAAGTAAATACGATGCCGGTTTCCGTTGAAGCTGGTGAAAAGAATTTTGGCAAAGAGCATGAAGTGAGTACTAAATAAAATTCGCTGTCAAAAGAATAAGAGTCAAAAATTCAGGAATTCAATCAAGCTCAAATAATATGAAAACACCATGAACCGAAATCCCTGTTGATTTGGCTTTCCAGCCATTTTTTTCATAAAATTTAACAGCTTTTATATTATCAACCAAACATTTTAGGGTTAGTGGTTCCTTAATTTTCTTCCTTACTTCATCAATTAGCAGACGCCCTAAACCATTCCCACGGTATTCTTTTTTGATATACAAATGATGTATAAAATTGTCGGGGAGCCATATTGAAACAAACCCGGCCACTTTATCATCAATCTTCGCAACCAGCATTTCTTCTCCTTTGGTATCCAGATTGAAACTATATTTCTCCTGATTTTCAATCCTGCCAAAAGTTTCCTTTTTACTTCTTCATAAAGCTGGCTCAGTTCTGCCCTATCCTCTTCATTAAACTCAGAAATTCTAAATTCCATTTTACGTTATCTTATTTCAGTGCGTTATTACTTTAAAACTGTACCAATGGGTAAATTCATGGACATAAAAAAGCCCGGCAATAAATTACCAGGCAAATTTATTCAGTCTTAAAACTAAACTTTTAGCAATTCTTTTTGTTTAAGAATTCTTTCAAAAACCTTGATATCGTGTTCAGAATTAAAGATACTGAACGGCAGATTGATAAACTGTCCCTTTGAAATTATCAACACATAAGCATCTTTATCCTTATAACCATCCAGGATTTGTTCCCATTTCATCACACTTCCTTCTTTCTGGTTCAGCTTCATTAAAATCTGACGATTGTCAATTTCGTACTGAAACTTTTCAAACATTGGCTTGTACTGTGCTAATTGCGTAATACCCACAAACTGAATTACCCAGAACAGCAGATATAGAATCACACCTACAAAAATTGTTACATAAATCCAGATATTTGGATATAAACCTGTCAGACTAACTACTGCATTGATCAGAATAAGAGCTAACGGAAGTAATCCCCATTTCAGCTGCGATTTTAAAAAATAGCGCATGGCAAGGTTGATGTACTTCTTTGTTGGCAGCGCATATTTTTTTGTACGGACCGCTGCCGGATTCGTAGGCATTTGATAAACAGGCTGGTGTTTGTTCACCGATACTTTGGCCATAATTCAGTTTAAAATTAAGCAGTTTTTTTATTATTAATGTTTGCTCACACAAGACACGAGACACTATAAAATCTACTATCCTATAACAATCAGCAACATTAAAATGAGGTACAAAGTTAGAAAAAAGCAACCGACTTCCACAGAAAGCATTTGAAATAAAAAAACAGTTATCAGATTTTAATGTAATTTGCGTTAGAAGGGCAATCGGTTTTCATATCAGGCTTAGGATTGGTAAACCATAGTTGTAGCCGAATTCGGAAAGCTGAAGTAAATCATCTGAAATAACCAATTTTACATAAATGAGTTTTCTTTTTCCCTCTTTTCTTTGGGGCTTGTTAGCCATTTCCATTCCAATCGCCATACATATATTTAACTTCCGGCGTACCAAACGGGTTTATTTTACGAATGTGGCATTTCTGAAAGCTGTTGAAACTCAGACACGTTCGGTTCGCAAAATTAAACACTGGCTGATCATGGCAGCACGGATACTGGCTGTGGCGAGTTTGGCATTTGCTTTTGCACAACCTTTTTGCCCGGTAAAAACAATTTGGCAACTGACAAAAAGGGGATTACCAGTTTGTACCTGGACAATTCGTTCAGCATGCAGAATGAAGCCAATAACAAACGGTATATAGACTTAGCTACCAGTCATTTGAGTGATTTGCTGGGACTTTTCCGTAATGCAGCTTCACTGCAGTTAATTACCAATGATTTTTCGGCACAAGAACAGGGACTTTATCGTGCTGACAAAATCCGCGATATGCTCACCACCATTGGCCTGGCTCATACACCGCGTACATTACAGGATGTTTATAAACGACAGGAAAACCTGATCGCCAGACACCAGGGAACTGGTAAAAACCAGCTTTTCTGGTTTTCTGATTTTCAAAAAAGTACAGTTGGCGATTTGTCCGCCTTAAAAATTGATACGGCCAACCAGTTATTTATAGTTCCTGTTCAGGCTGTACCTGAGAAAAATGTATTCGTTGACTCTGCCTGGCTCAATACGCCGTTTATCAGGGAATTACAAAACAATGTATTATTTGTAAAAGTCAGTAATTCGGGAAAAGAGGAAGCAAAAAATGTGGTACTCAAACTTAATCTGGATAATACGCAGGCATCTACGGCTTCTGTCAATGTTCCTGCAAATGGCAGTGCTACGGCAAAATTCAATTTTAACCTGAAAGGAAAAGGTTATAAAAAAGGACAAATCACTTTTGATGACTTTCCGGTAACGTTTGATAATGATTATTACTTTGTGTTGAATGCGTCGCCAGTGATTAGGATTTTACATATATATGGCCAGAAAACCAGTGCTAATTATATCCAGAACGTTTATGCAAATGATAGTTTGTTTGCATTGCAAAGTTATAGCGCAGGAAATGTAGACCAGGGATTAATAAAAAATGCTGATATGGTGATATTGGAAGGTGTAGACCAGATCAGCGGATCGTTACCCCAGGAGTTACAGGATTTCGTATTAAAAGGAGGCAGTGTTTCCGTTATTCCTCCTGCTTCTCCGGATGCCGGCAGTTATGCGGCTTTTCTGCAAAATATGGGAATAAATGGTTTATCCGTTGAAAATAATTCTGCCCCTGCTCCTATTGCCATTGCAACCCCGGACAGAAATAATCCATTTTTCAGCGATGTTTTTGAAGAATCCATCCGGCAGGAAATGAACCTGAATTTGCCATCTGCATCACCCGTATGGACCTGGAATAATGTTGGCCAGCAATTGCTTTCCCTACGTAACGGTCAGCAGTATCTGAGTCAGATTACAAGAGGAAACGGAAAGGTATATCTTTTTTCAGCACCACTGAGCGCGGAATACGGATCAATGGCCCAACACGCAATCTTTGTTCCCGTCATGTATAAAATGGCCGCCATGAGCGTGCGTGCCCAGAGAACTGCTTTTACATTTGATGAAAACCCGATCGCACTGAACATTGATAAAGTAACACCAAATGCAGTTTATAAACTTCGTCGTAATAAAGTAGAGATCATTCCGGTTCAGCGGATTACGGGCAACCAGTTATTATTGGAAATCCCGCAGGGTGATCAGCTTGGGGAAGGACTGGACGCCGGATATTTTGAATTGCTGCTTGATAATAAAGTGGAACAGCTTATTGCGCTCAATCACAATAATAAGGAATCGAAACTCGATTATTATTCACCTGAAGAACTCAAAACAATCTTTGCCGGACAAAAAAATGTTCAGATTTTTGATAGCCTGAATGATGATGCATTTTCACAAGAGTTTCAGCAGCAGAATATGGGCACGAGTTTGTGGAAGTATTTTCTGTATGCCGCCTTGTTCTTTTTGCTGGTAGAAATTGCTTTGATCAGGTTTAAGGATTGAGAATTGATTTAAGATTTGATACCGTAAATTATTGTAGTAACATCACGAAACGTTTCTCTGGAACCAGGTAAACGTTTTCATGCTATATTGTCGCTACCGATGAGAAGTCCCGCTATGACGATTTATGAATAAAAACCTTGTTGTATAATTTACTTATTCCTGTAATATTTTACTATAAATAAGTAATTAGACTTCCAAAGGCTTTCTCGTTCTGACTTTTTACCCCAATTTTGCATTGTACATTATTATTATAAAATGCTTTCATCCCGAATAGGAATTCTTGGCGGTGGCCAGCTAGGGCTTATGCTCCTGCAAGCCGCCATTGACTGGAATCTTGATATTCATGTTTTAGATCCCGATGCAGAAGCTCCCTGTCGGAAAATTGCCCCAAAATTTACACAAGGTTCTTTACAGGATTACGATACGGTTTATAATTTTGGTAAAGATCTTGATGTCATTACCATTGAAATAGAAAAAGTAAATGTCGAGGCGCTTGAAGCATTGGAAAAAGAAGGAAAAAAGGTTTATCCCCAGCCTTCTGTAATCCGGCAAATACAGGATAAGAGAATACAAAAGCAGTTTTACCTTGAAAAAAAATTACCAACCGCAGATTTTATCCTGACAGAAAATCGCGAAGATGTTGCCAGGCATCTGGATTTTTTACCCGCATTTCATAAACTGGGACGTGATGGATATGATGGCCGCGGTGTTCAGCGTATTACATCAGCAGCAGATTTAGATAAAGCATTTGACCAGCCGGGTTTATTGGAAAAAGCTATTCCTTTTCAAAAGGAGTTAGCCGTGATCGTAGCAAGAAATCCTTCCGGTGAAGTAAAAACATTCCCTACTGTTGAAATGGTTTTTCACCCGGAGCTGAACCTGGTTGAATACCTTTTTGCACCAGCTGAAATTGATTCTGACATTGATGGCAAAGCCCAGGAAATAGCCAAAAAAACAGCCGAATCCTTTCAAATTGTAGGTTTACTGGCCGTAGAGTTGTTTCTTACAACTGATGGTGAAGTATTGATCAATGAAGTTGCACCCAGACCGCATAACAGCGGCCATCATACGATTAAAGCCAATGCAACTTCTCAATACGAACAGCACTGGCGGGCTATTCTGGATCTGCCGCTGGGAAGTACCCACACATACGGACCTTCTGCAATGGTCAATTTATTAGGTGAAGATGGTTATCAGGGACCAGCGATCTATGAAGGAATGGAGAAGTTATTAAGTACCGAACAGGTATTTCCATTTTTATACTGGAAAGCGATTACGAAACCATTCAGGAAAATGGGTCATATCACCGTCATGGACGCGAATATTAACGCTTTAAAAGAAAAGGTGAAGTACATTAAAGAAAACATAAGAGTAATCAGTAAGTAAAAATGGTTGGAATAATAATGGGCAGCCTTTCGGACAGAAAGGTGATGCAGGAAGCAGCAGATGCACTAAAAGAGCTTGGAATTGCGTTTGAAATGGAGATTGTTTCGGCACATCGTACGCCGGAAAGAATGCTTGAATATGCATCTGCCGCAAGAAGTCGCGGTCTAAAAGTGATTATTGCAGGAGCCGGTGGTGCTGCGCATTTGCCTGGGATGGTTGCTTCGCTTACTTCGTTGCCCGTAATCGGGGTACCGGTATTATCCAGTAATTCTATTGATGGCTGGGATTCTGTTCTTTCAATATTGCAAATGCCATCCGGAGTTCCGGTAGCAACAGTTGCCTTGAACGGAGCAAGAAATGCGGGAATTCTGGCAGCGCAGATTATAGGAGCAAGTGATCAGGAAGTTGGAAAACGCCTTGACGTTTTTAAAGAAAGCTTAAAGGAAAAAGTAGCTTTGATGAATGAGGAGTTAAAAAATCAGGTTGAAAAATAGCCTGTGTTTACTATTTTCGTAAAAAGTATCACTACAACATTGAATCGGTAAATAAACTATGGAAGACGAGTTCCCTAAAAAAAGAAACATACGTCCAGTTGAGAAATCAAATCTGCCGGTAATTACCCTATTTGTTTTAGTACTTTTGGTTTTGGCAATGCTCTACGTTGGTTATGAATACATTTCAGATAGTCCTTCCAATGCTAACGAACTTGCAACTATTGTCGTAGATACATCCGCAGAACAAACAAATACGGCAGAGCCAATTACAGACGAACCCGTTTCAGAAAGCGAAGAGTCAAAGCCCGAAAAATCCAAACCGGAAACTGACGAAGAAAAAAAACTGGATCCGGAGAAAGAAACTGTACGTGCCATTTCTGCTTCATCAATCGGTGGAAAAGAAATTACACATTTGGTTAAAAGTGGTGAAAGTTTTTCAGCTATTGCATCCCGTTATAACCTTAAAACCGAAACCTTAAAAGGATTGAATTCTTCTACACCTGACCTTAAATCGGGGGTTACAAAACTTAAAATACAGGTAAAAGCCATTCATACGGTAGGTCCGGGAGATGTGCTTCGAGTTGTTGCTTCCAAATACGGTGTAACCAAAGAAGCAATTATGAAGGCAAACGGTAAATCCAAAGATTTCACTGAAAGAGGAGAGAAACTGGTCATTCCGTTTCCGAGCAGGAAGTGAGTTTAGGAGTTTAGAGTAAAAAGTCCAAATTAGATCAGTTCAACTGCTATTTTGGACTTTTTACTTTTTATTTTTTACTTCTAAACTCATAAACTCTGAACTCTCTCAAAATCCGCCCGGTCTTCCACCGCCCCCTGGAAAACCACTACCACCGGGAGCACCACCGCCTTCAAAATCCCCTCTTCTGTTGTTATTCTGAACCGGCATTTTTCCAAAATTCCTTAAAGTGTATGTGAAAGTCAGCATGGCGTATTGTGTTAAAACACGGCTTGTTACATCTTGTACGTATGTTTCAGTGACAGTACGGCTGATGCTGTTATTTTGTTTCAGGATATCAAAAACTGTAAGTTTTAATTCACCGGCATTATTTTTCAGGAATTTTTTGCCAACACTTGCATTCCATAAAGTAAAGTTCTGATTATATCCGGCTCCCAGTCCTCTGTAAGACTGGTTACTAATATCTGACTGCACTACAAATCCTTTACCAAAAATCCAGTTCACGCGGCCGGTAATTGACTGTGTATAATAGTTGTTATTTAGATTCGGCTGTATAGAATTACGAACCACATTATAGTTTCCTGAATAAGAAGCCGTAAAATCCAGATTTTCGCTGATATTACTACTCACTACCAAACCCTGCGAATAAGCATAGGTGTTTGAAAAATTGGAAACATCATTGATCATACCAGGAGAACGCACATAATTAAAGCCACTTGTCAGGTTAACGTTCAGTTTTACAGGCGCTATTGGTTTTCCATATGTAAGGAAAGTACGTGCATTCCAGCTTCCGTCAACATTAATTGGTGAGGTAAGCTTGGCCCCCTGTTCAAGCACAATACCGTTTGGCAAAGTCGTAGGTTCCTGGGCAATGAAAGTAGAATTTACAATCGCATTGTTTGTTTGCGTCACCGACACCATAGCATTGAAATTATACGGACGATTGGCTCCTGCAAGCGAATAACGCATATTAAACATGTTTCTGTATTCCTGTTTCAGATCAGGATTCCCCGCAGTAAGAGACAATGGATTGCTGTTGTCAATCACATTTTGCAATTGGGTAATTGATGGCTGGTTGGTTGAACTACGGAAGAAAGTCCGGAATTGCGTGCCTGATTTCGAGCGGTAAGTCAGCATCAAGTTTGGCAGGATATTAGTAAACGACTGGTCAACCGTACCAACATGCGGTGCTAACTGGCGACTGTATAATCCTGTATTCTGCAAATCAACACCAATATTGGCCGACCAGCTATTTTTACGATACCGGTAGCCAATACCTGCACGGTTTGTTGTGTATCTGTTGTCAAAATTATTAGAAAGAAGCGTATCCAGATCAGAATAGGTATTTTGATCAAAAGCCATGTTATAGGTTTCCTTCTGGGAATTACTGTTGCTTACCGTCAGGCCATAATTAAATTGAAGCTGTCCGGTTGTACTGATCGGTTCCGTGTAGATCAGGTTTCCACCCAATGTAGTTCCATTCGAGTTGGTATAACTTTGCTGATCAATGGTATCTCCCCGCATTTCTATATTCTGAAAGTACATGTTTTTAGAATATAGATTACTGCTGCCGTTTTTATCATTCAGCTGTGTGTTCAGGTTAAAAGAAATACTTCTTCCTTTTTTGCTGAATGCGTGACGGTAAAGAATATCATTGTTAAAATTGTATCCGCTGGTTTTGCTGTTCTTGTCATTATCCGAACTGTTCAGGTTACTGCCATGCGCCAGGCTCGTTAAACCTGCTTTCACACTTCCCGAATGATTGTCCTGAAAACTAAGACGAGGCGTAATGATCAATGAGTTATTTTTATCAATGGAGTACTCAACCCGAAAGTTAATTCTGTGATTGGAATTGGTAGTAGAAGTACGGCTTAGTTCGTTATAAAATTGGTTTCCGGTTCCGCCTGATAAAAAATATTGCTGTTCCGTATTTTGTGTGTTGGTATTGCCAGTCCTGTTAAAGAAATAGCTTCCTGTAACGTCGACTTTTTTGCCAAATTTGTTTGCATAATTCAGTCCAAAAGAATTGGTTCCCGTGATACCGCTTTGGTTGCCTACCAGGAAGTTGTTGGATGCACCACCACCTCCTCCCCTTGCGTTGCCGCCACTGCTTCCGCTCACTCCCAGCAGATCCTGGCTCGAAAAGTTTTGCATATTGATATTATTGCTCAGGCCAATCACTGAAATCCGCTGGTCACCTTTGAAAAAACTGACATTACCACCTGCCTGATAACGACCATCCAGACCAATTCCTGCAAACACTTTTCCGAATTGTCCAGCCTTTTTATCTGCTTTGGTAACAATATTGATCGTTTTTTGTCCGCTGCCATCGTCAAAGCCGGTGAACTGTGCCTGATCGCTCAGTTTGTCAAATACCTCAATTTTATCTACAATTTCAGCAGGTAATGATTTCAAAGTAAGCGCGGCATCATCTCCAAAAAATGGCTTACCGTCTACCAATACACGATTCACTGTTTCACCGTGCGCCGTTACTGTCCCATTTGTAATTGTAATTCCCGGCATTTTCTGGATCAGGTCTTCCGTAGTCGCATCACGGTTTGTTTTAAAAGCCGCCGCATTGAATTGTGTCGTATCACCTTTTTGTTCCATGGCCGTCACCTGCCCCACAACCTTCACCTCTTTCAGGGTCGAGGCCGTTTCCACAAGTTGAAAAGTACCCATATCCTGCACATCAGAACTGATAGTAACAATGCGCGAAACATCTTTATAACTCAGGTATGTAACCTTCACCAGATAAGCAGTTTGCACGTTCAGGCCCGAAAACGAAAACTTCCCGTTCACATCCGTAGTAACATATTCAGGCTTGGCATCCGGCACATTACGGCTCACCGCCACATAAGCGCCAACGACAGCCGAACGGTTTGTACTATCAATGACAGTTCCCGTAATCTGCGCATTTTGTGCCTGTGTATATGCTGAAAACGAAAGACATATAAAGAACAGGAAGAGAGTGGTTATTCGGTTCATGATTTCTGGTAAAAAGGTGTTCGCAAGGTTAGAGCACCTTTTCCCGGAATAGTTTAACCGGTTATTGTGTATTGGGGAAATGATCTGCTGATTGGATGGTTTTGTCGATGAGTCGGGAGGATTTGCCGATGGAGGTTAGTTTTTCAAATTTAAGAAAAATGTGAAAATGACTTAAAAGATTTGAAAAACACTTATTATTTCCGGTAATTGTGAAAAGTGCTTAAAAGAATGAGCCGTTGCCTGTATCTTCACAGACTTACTTTACTTGTATTTTTATATTTATAATACAGGAATTCCATGTAATCTTTATTAGTGTCCCGCCAGCGAGTCTGTACAGTAAATGGCAGCTTGTCTTATAACTTAA from Dyadobacter sp. NIV53 carries:
- a CDS encoding DUF1684 domain-containing protein, with the translated sequence MKLLFTILIGLFICTTTVAQNFAKETEIFRQKYKQEFIKTDNSPLKKDDLQYLKFYDPDSTFQVPAIFSRAKNSQSFEMPTYSGTKKTFVKYGTIRFRLYGKRQTLTVYRSLSLQTLPQYRDYLFLPFKDKTSGNETYGGGRYIDLKTSDVKDGNFILDFNKAYNPYCAYSEGYNCPIPPKVNTMPVSVEAGEKNFGKEHEVSTK
- a CDS encoding YcxB family protein — encoded protein: MAKVSVNKHQPVYQMPTNPAAVRTKKYALPTKKYINLAMRYFLKSQLKWGLLPLALILINAVVSLTGLYPNIWIYVTIFVGVILYLLFWVIQFVGITQLAQYKPMFEKFQYEIDNRQILMKLNQKEGSVMKWEQILDGYKDKDAYVLIISKGQFINLPFSIFNSEHDIKVFERILKQKELLKV
- a CDS encoding BatA domain-containing protein; translated protein: MSFLFPSFLWGLLAISIPIAIHIFNFRRTKRVYFTNVAFLKAVETQTRSVRKIKHWLIMAARILAVASLAFAFAQPFCPVKTIWQLTKRGLPVCTWTIRSACRMKPITNGI
- a CDS encoding 5-(carboxyamino)imidazole ribonucleotide synthase produces the protein MLSSRIGILGGGQLGLMLLQAAIDWNLDIHVLDPDAEAPCRKIAPKFTQGSLQDYDTVYNFGKDLDVITIEIEKVNVEALEALEKEGKKVYPQPSVIRQIQDKRIQKQFYLEKKLPTADFILTENREDVARHLDFLPAFHKLGRDGYDGRGVQRITSAADLDKAFDQPGLLEKAIPFQKELAVIVARNPSGEVKTFPTVEMVFHPELNLVEYLFAPAEIDSDIDGKAQEIAKKTAESFQIVGLLAVELFLTTDGEVLINEVAPRPHNSGHHTIKANATSQYEQHWRAILDLPLGSTHTYGPSAMVNLLGEDGYQGPAIYEGMEKLLSTEQVFPFLYWKAITKPFRKMGHITVMDANINALKEKVKYIKENIRVISK
- the purE gene encoding 5-(carboxyamino)imidazole ribonucleotide mutase; translated protein: MVGIIMGSLSDRKVMQEAADALKELGIAFEMEIVSAHRTPERMLEYASAARSRGLKVIIAGAGGAAHLPGMVASLTSLPVIGVPVLSSNSIDGWDSVLSILQMPSGVPVATVALNGARNAGILAAQIIGASDQEVGKRLDVFKESLKEKVALMNEELKNQVEK
- a CDS encoding LysM peptidoglycan-binding domain-containing protein, producing MEDEFPKKRNIRPVEKSNLPVITLFVLVLLVLAMLYVGYEYISDSPSNANELATIVVDTSAEQTNTAEPITDEPVSESEESKPEKSKPETDEEKKLDPEKETVRAISASSIGGKEITHLVKSGESFSAIASRYNLKTETLKGLNSSTPDLKSGVTKLKIQVKAIHTVGPGDVLRVVASKYGVTKEAIMKANGKSKDFTERGEKLVIPFPSRK
- a CDS encoding outer membrane beta-barrel protein, with protein sequence MNRITTLFLFFICLSFSAYTQAQNAQITGTVIDSTNRSAVVGAYVAVSRNVPDAKPEYVTTDVNGKFSFSGLNVQTAYLVKVTYLSYKDVSRIVTISSDVQDMGTFQLVETASTLKEVKVVGQVTAMEQKGDTTQFNAAAFKTNRDATTEDLIQKMPGITITNGTVTAHGETVNRVLVDGKPFFGDDAALTLKSLPAEIVDKIEVFDKLSDQAQFTGFDDGSGQKTINIVTKADKKAGQFGKVFAGIGLDGRYQAGGNVSFFKGDQRISVIGLSNNINMQNFSSQDLLGVSGSSGGNARGGGGGASNNFLVGNQSGITGTNSFGLNYANKFGKKVDVTGSYFFNRTGNTNTQNTEQQYFLSGGTGNQFYNELSRTSTTNSNHRINFRVEYSIDKNNSLIITPRLSFQDNHSGSVKAGLTSLAHGSNLNSSDNDKNSKTSGYNFNNDILYRHAFSKKGRSISFNLNTQLNDKNGSSNLYSKNMYFQNIEMRGDTIDQQSYTNSNGTTLGGNLIYTEPISTTGQLQFNYGLTVSNSNSQKETYNMAFDQNTYSDLDTLLSNNFDNRYTTNRAGIGYRYRKNSWSANIGVDLQNTGLYSRQLAPHVGTVDQSFTNILPNLMLTYRSKSGTQFRTFFRSSTNQPSITQLQNVIDNSNPLSLTAGNPDLKQEYRNMFNMRYSLAGANRPYNFNAMVSVTQTNNAIVNSTFIAQEPTTLPNGIVLEQGAKLTSPINVDGSWNARTFLTYGKPIAPVKLNVNLTSGFNYVRSPGMINDVSNFSNTYAYSQGLVVSSNISENLDFTASYSGNYNVVRNSIQPNLNNNYYTQSITGRVNWIFGKGFVVQSDISNQSYRGLGAGYNQNFTLWNASVGKKFLKNNAGELKLTVFDILKQNNSISRTVTETYVQDVTSRVLTQYAMLTFTYTLRNFGKMPVQNNNRRGDFEGGGAPGGSGFPGGGGRPGGF